A window of Diabrotica virgifera virgifera chromosome 9, PGI_DIABVI_V3a contains these coding sequences:
- the LOC126892014 gene encoding zinc finger protein 227-like isoform X6 has translation MQLLYKGYSQAEKKLEIMGTLITHSSYEGNYMTRQDEGKALNQNMEVAAGQRRFQCELCFKHFRQAGHLKTHSRVHTGKKPHKCKICFKQFSQRSNLNIHLRWHAGEKPHKCEICFKHFSQGSHLKTHLKVHTGEKAYKCEICFKQFRYANQLKLHLRVHTGEKPHKCEICFKQFSQGSHLKTHLKVHTGEKAYKCEICFKQFSDANQLKLHLRVHTGEKPHKCEICFKQFSQGSHLKTHLKVHTGEKAYTCEICFKQFSDAKQLKLHLRVHTGEKPHKCEICFKQFSQRSNLKTHLKVHTREKAYKCEICFKQFSDAKQLKLHLRVHTEENPHKCEICFKQFSQGSNLKTHLRIHTGEKPYKCEICFKQFSDASNLKGHLRMHTGEKPHKCEVCFKQFSRGSHLKTHFKVHTGEKA, from the coding sequence GTTATTCCCAAGCGGAGAAGAAATTGGAAATTATGGGGACACTTATTACACATTCATCTTATGAAGGAAATTATATGACTCGACAAGATGAAGGAAAAGCATTAAATCAAAATATGGAAGTTGCGGCTGGACAAAGACGTTTCCAGTGCGAactttgttttaaacattttagacaagcaggtcatttgaaaacacattcGAGAGTACACACTGGAAAAAAACCGCACAAGTGCAAGATTTGTTTCAAGCAGTTTTCTCAGAGAAGTAATTTAAATATACATTTGAGATGGCAcgctggagaaaaacctcataagtgtgaaatttgttttaagcatttTAGTCAAGGAAGTCATTTGAAAACCCATTTGaaagtacacactggagaaaaagcttataagtgtgagatttgttttaagcaatttaggtATGCAAATCAATTGAAactacatttgagagtgcacactggagaaaaacctcataagtgtgaaatttgttttaagcaatttagtcaaggaAGTCATTTGAAAACCCATTTGaaagtacacactggagaaaaagcttataagtgtgagatttgttttaagcaattcaGTGATGCAAATCAATTGAAactacatttgagagtgcacactggagaaaaacctcataagtgtgaaatttgttttaagcaatttagtcaaggaAGTCATTTGAAAACCCATTTGAAAGTACACACTGGGGAGAAAGCTTATacgtgtgagatttgttttaagcaatttagtgatgCAAAGCAATTGAAactacatttgagagtgcacactggagaaaaacctcataagtgtgaaatttgttttaagcaatttagtcaacgAAGTAATTTGAAAACCCATTTGAAAGTACACACTAGAGAAAAAGCTTATaagtgcgagatttgttttaagcaatttagtgatgCAAAGCAATTGAAactacatttgagagtgcacactgaagaaaatcctcataagtgtgaaatttgttttaagcaatttagtcaaggaAGTAATTTGAAAACCCATTTGAGAATACACAccggagaaaaaccttataagtgtgaaatttgttttaagcaatttagtgatgcaagtaatttgaaaggacatttgagaatgcacactggagaaaaacctcataagtgtgaagtttgttttaagcaatttagtcgtGGAAGTCATTTGAAAACCCATTTTaaagtacacactggagaaaaagcttag